A genomic stretch from Microtus pennsylvanicus isolate mMicPen1 chromosome 11, mMicPen1.hap1, whole genome shotgun sequence includes:
- the Cdk3 gene encoding cyclin-dependent kinase 3, with product MLHMEFKCPDAVCFPVSSTDMDAFRKVEKIGEGTYGVVYKAKNKETGQIVALKKIRLDVETEGIPSTAIREISLLKELKHPNIVKLLDVVHREKKLYLVFEFLTQDLKKHMDSAPTPELPLNVVKSYLSQLLQGLNFCHCHRVIHRDLKPQNLLINEFGAIKLADFGLARAFGVPMRTYTHEVVTLWYRAPEILLGSKFYTTAVDLWSIGCIFAEMVIGKPLFPGDSEIDQLFQIFRILGTPSEATWPGVSQLPDYQSSFPKWTRKAQEEIVPSLGPEGKDLLLQLLQYDPRRRITAKTALAHPYFSTEHSLAPRHCMVERLYH from the exons ATGCTTCATATGGAATTTAAATGTCCAGATGCGGTCTGTTTCCCTGTCAGCTCTACAGACATGGATGCGTTCCGGAAGGTCGAAAAGATCGGAGAGGGCACCTATGGGGTGGTCTATAAGGCCAAGAACAAGGAGACTGGGCAGATTGTGGCCCTCAAGAAGATCAGGCTGGATGT GGAGACTGAGgggatccccagcactgccatcAGAGAGATCTCCTTGCTCAAAGAATTGAAGCACCCCAACATCGTCAA ACTGCTGGATGTGGTCCATAGAGAGAAGAAACTCTACCTGGTGTTCGAGTTCCTCACTCAGGACCTGAAGAAGCACATGGATTCCGCCCCCACCCCGGAGCTCCCCCTGAACGTAGTCAAG AGCTACCTGTCCCAGCTGCTGCAGGGGCTGAATTTCTGTCACTGCCATCGGGTCATCCACCGAGACCTGAAGCCTCAGAACCTGCTTATCAATGAGTTTGGAGCCATCAAGCTGGCTGACTTCGGACTGGCTCGAGCCTTCGGGGTTCCCATGCGTACCTACACCCACGAG GTGGTGACACTGTGGTACCGTGCCCCCGAGATCCTCTTGGGCAGCAAGTTCTATACAACAGCTGTGGACCTCTGGAGCATTGGTTGTATCTTCGCAGAAATG GTGATTGGCAAACCTCTGTTTCCTGGTGACTCGGAGATCGACCAGCTCTTTCAGATCTTCCGTATCCTGGGGACCCCCAGTGAAGCCACATGGCCAGGAGTCTCCCAGCTGCCTGATTATCAGAGCAGCTTCCCCAAGTGGACCAGGAAGGCGCAGGAGGAGATCGTGCCTAGTCTGGGACCGGAAGGCAAGGACCTGCTCCTG caACTCCTGCAGTATGACCCCCGCCGGCGGATCACGGCCAAGACTGCCCTGGCCCATCCCTACTTCTCTACCGAACACTCCTTAGCACCCCGCCATTGCATGGTGGAGCGTCTCTACCACTGA